A single window of Nitrososphaera sp. DNA harbors:
- a CDS encoding potassium-transporting ATPase subunit C translates to MKVVILMLVLTGIAYPLSLLVIGQEAMPTMANGNIINLNGKPIGSSLIGENFTSPKFFHSRAPSDSASGVDPDITPNDAYSQVQNVSQATGIPVNPIKTLIRLNIEENKSQNLAAFAPDYVNVLQLNLDLMDQYPQQYGEFLNSTQK, encoded by the coding sequence ATCAAGGTCGTGATTCTCATGCTGGTTCTGACCGGCATTGCATATCCGCTCAGTCTACTTGTCATCGGGCAGGAGGCGATGCCTACAATGGCAAACGGGAACATTATCAACCTAAACGGCAAGCCTATCGGTTCGTCGCTAATTGGGGAGAACTTTACCTCGCCAAAATTCTTCCATTCAAGAGCGCCTTCGGATTCGGCGTCAGGAGTGGACCCAGACATTACTCCTAATGACGCATACTCACAAGTTCAGAATGTAAGCCAGGCCACGGGAATCCCTGTCAATCCGATAAAGACGCTGATAAGATTGAACATCGAGGAGAACAAGTCGCAAAACCTGGCGGCCTTTGCGCCTGACTACGTTAACGTGCTCCAGCTCAACCTTGACCTGATGGACCAGTACCCACAGCAGTATGGGGAATTCCTGAACAGCACGCAGAAGTGA
- a CDS encoding cbb3-type cytochrome c oxidase subunit I, translating into MASLDRKSEKYKDEESPIPRYEITKELSNLVTMFIVSAIIYFVIAGSLAIVMRVIQSKVLLASGNAQQTAGVFYAALTVHGQLMFFGFASMLVLGLSYYLLSKFAKKPLRSMKVAVWSFITMNSGAILLILSGVMLFGGGWYDLMPLPFHPGNGGWSTLAAAIFLAADTLIGISLTLFSLDVIATVLTGKIAAGVQRSEEDYSSRHKATTTASSSPAELRQAGPRESVPLSDTGADHGSPDYLDSVNIPSAVRWASVLGISAWLPIQKRRHVPAVSIVVVGIFVNSLVQLLGNIGLFIQLANGYSYLMNPNFQINWLLTKDAWWFFGHPIVYFTLFSFLGAAYYFIPRYARKIVPYDRWAYRPWPFYFMFTMGVFSHHLYQDLPNPVWLQTLSQISSFGIVFPSGLTIMTIMMYIFRSRIRWNITSVFIVAGIAGWAFGGFTGVETGWWGTNAYLHNTLNVVGHIHLVLLMGSVLLGLGIIYSVVPALTKRRLSPGLGYIHLGLTVFGGFGLALMFTYLGFAGFIRREAVVPDEFSWALPWLLFFALTVGFAQLVFVYNFFGTLARSRKSALGETTIGEPSSPLDARQQNSYPSGTAGSAAQNWIGQAESSEVSTRQKTNSEAA; encoded by the coding sequence ATGGCGAGCCTTGACCGGAAAAGTGAAAAATACAAAGATGAAGAGAGTCCGATTCCGCGCTACGAGATCACAAAAGAGCTTTCCAATCTTGTCACGATGTTTATCGTCTCGGCGATTATTTACTTTGTCATCGCCGGTTCGCTTGCGATAGTAATGCGCGTGATCCAGTCAAAGGTCTTGCTTGCTTCGGGCAATGCGCAACAGACCGCCGGCGTTTTCTATGCCGCTCTTACCGTTCACGGTCAGCTCATGTTCTTTGGGTTTGCGTCGATGCTTGTCCTCGGGCTGAGCTACTATCTCCTCAGCAAGTTTGCGAAAAAGCCGCTAAGGAGCATGAAGGTGGCAGTCTGGTCGTTTATCACGATGAATTCCGGGGCGATATTGCTTATCCTGTCAGGAGTCATGCTCTTTGGAGGAGGATGGTATGACCTTATGCCCCTGCCCTTTCATCCGGGCAACGGAGGCTGGTCCACCCTAGCCGCTGCAATTTTTCTGGCAGCAGACACCCTCATTGGAATTTCCTTGACGCTGTTCTCGCTAGACGTAATTGCAACTGTGCTAACTGGCAAGATTGCGGCCGGCGTGCAGCGCAGCGAGGAGGACTACAGCTCTCGCCACAAGGCAACGACTACTGCTTCCAGTTCGCCTGCAGAACTGCGCCAGGCAGGACCTAGAGAAAGCGTCCCTCTTTCCGACACAGGCGCTGATCATGGCTCGCCGGACTATCTGGACTCGGTAAATATCCCGTCAGCTGTTCGCTGGGCGTCGGTTCTTGGAATTTCGGCGTGGCTCCCGATTCAAAAAAGGAGACACGTGCCCGCAGTATCAATTGTTGTCGTCGGAATTTTCGTAAACTCGCTTGTCCAGCTGCTAGGAAACATTGGCCTCTTTATCCAGCTTGCCAACGGGTATTCCTATCTCATGAATCCAAATTTTCAGATAAACTGGCTTCTCACAAAGGACGCATGGTGGTTTTTTGGTCACCCGATAGTATACTTTACGCTCTTTTCGTTCCTTGGAGCAGCCTACTATTTCATCCCCAGGTATGCAAGGAAAATAGTGCCGTATGACAGATGGGCGTACAGACCATGGCCGTTTTATTTTATGTTTACAATGGGAGTCTTTTCACACCACCTGTACCAGGACCTGCCAAATCCTGTGTGGCTCCAGACGCTTTCGCAGATATCGAGTTTTGGCATAGTGTTTCCGTCAGGATTGACCATCATGACAATAATGATGTACATCTTTAGGTCAAGAATAAGGTGGAACATCACCTCGGTGTTTATTGTGGCCGGAATAGCGGGCTGGGCTTTTGGGGGCTTTACGGGAGTGGAGACTGGGTGGTGGGGCACGAATGCGTACCTACATAACACGCTAAATGTCGTCGGGCACATCCACCTTGTGCTCCTGATGGGAAGCGTGCTACTTGGCCTTGGAATAATCTACTCCGTCGTTCCTGCCCTTACAAAGAGGCGTCTAAGCCCAGGACTCGGTTATATACATCTCGGACTGACCGTCTTTGGAGGGTTTGGCCTTGCCCTGATGTTTACCTATCTTGGGTTTGCAGGCTTTATCCGAAGGGAGGCAGTAGTCCCTGACGAGTTCTCATGGGCGCTGCCATGGTTGCTGTTCTTTGCGTTAACAGTAGGCTTTGCGCAGCTAGTATTTGTTTACAATTTCTTTGGAACGCTTGCAAGGTCAAGAAAGAGCGCGTTAGGCGAGACGACAATCGGAGAACCTTCATCACCGCTGGATGCCAGACAACAAAACTCTTACCCATCAGGAACGGCTGGGAGCGCAGCGCAGAACTGGATTGGTCAGGCTGAATCTTCGGAAGTTTCTACCCGGCAAAAAACAAACTCTGAAGCGGCATAA
- a CDS encoding PQQ-binding-like beta-propeller repeat protein, with amino-acid sequence MVSLSSQVMLGIGIALAAAAIASIFVTTAAGQNQNSGGQQQPRSSGSGGQTQTSSSSNSSQSSSGSGATSTITIVQGAASQQGQKSYDPDPANVQPGSKVTWQNKDSAPHTATADDNSFDTGTIQPGATGQAMIKSQGKIPYHCTIHPFMHGTLQAGQGGGSGGNNSSTTSAAQQGDSSSSSTSGNTSGSVQAGGSGSSVVQALKQTDDSLVKALQLSLQQMGSGGASASQQPSQTGASSNQSTTSAASQGNQSSAGSQQSGGSTSTIEIPQGAVSAKSGGYYAPASAKVSAGKVTWDNKDSVPHTATADDNSFDTGTIEPGASGSATIKAAAGSGSISYHCTIHPWMKATLTLGAGGTNGSGSNNQTSTSSASGGQQNQTMRKTATVYTLVPPAASTSFGTEPEHKNDWVTTYHDIYGTRSSQQTIIGKDNVNQLQAKWIFHSDFPIESPALIVGDRAYAIDNAMRVFAIDMSNGSNLWMFDPGVAGQQSQQLPRGTFAHGITYDNGVIFAPTGANATVVALNATDGKLMWQSAAIGDPTLGYREPAPPIVWKNYVIAGSALGDEPPFGALQGRIVALNRTNGDVIWNMSTTAGAWVHGDNSTKNGGSMVWSGGSLDPHSGILYIPTGNSSPDFNDTGRPRPNNYTSSIIAVDVKSGHMLWATPFVTDDTHDWDTAWGTSIANVTALNSTSGLNSSEQLVMGQTKRGDLFALDSSNGKVVWNDTVGVKYNIDAKPSAQGSGTVWPGTQYGVEAYHANDNSTVYAAVSNMGFNFFVHGSSGNVVPAFDSIKNGVGNGTITAVDMATGKIKWVHPTDFPTWASPAVSNGVVFSGHITATGTPYSYNDFGAPSKTPLNPSGVVIALDKDTGKELWEFNVGAPLGVGGPSLGHGMLLVTTGSPAEVEANKGGDIVAFGLPSTSQTTTASK; translated from the coding sequence GTGGTTTCTCTTTCTTCACAGGTCATGCTTGGAATCGGCATTGCATTGGCCGCAGCAGCTATTGCTTCAATATTTGTCACCACTGCTGCAGGACAGAATCAGAATTCTGGCGGCCAGCAGCAGCCCCGATCATCCGGATCAGGGGGACAGACTCAGACTTCCTCGAGTTCCAACTCTTCTCAGTCGAGCTCAGGCAGCGGAGCGACATCCACGATAACGATCGTGCAGGGCGCGGCCTCGCAGCAGGGCCAAAAGTCCTACGACCCAGATCCGGCAAATGTTCAACCCGGTTCAAAGGTGACATGGCAGAACAAGGATTCTGCCCCACACACCGCGACAGCCGATGATAACTCGTTTGATACGGGCACTATACAGCCCGGAGCCACAGGTCAGGCCATGATAAAAAGTCAGGGCAAGATTCCCTATCATTGCACTATTCATCCGTTTATGCATGGAACACTGCAAGCCGGCCAGGGTGGCGGGAGCGGCGGCAACAACAGTTCGACCACATCCGCAGCCCAGCAAGGAGACTCGTCATCTTCTAGTACGTCAGGCAATACTTCTGGCAGCGTCCAAGCCGGGGGATCCGGCTCTTCAGTCGTCCAGGCTCTGAAGCAGACAGACGACTCCCTTGTCAAGGCACTTCAGCTGTCACTCCAGCAGATGGGCAGCGGAGGAGCTTCCGCAAGCCAGCAGCCATCGCAAACTGGCGCCTCTTCCAATCAGTCTACAACTTCAGCAGCATCGCAGGGTAACCAGAGTTCTGCAGGCTCGCAGCAGTCAGGCGGCAGTACAAGCACCATCGAGATACCACAGGGGGCTGTCTCTGCAAAGAGTGGCGGCTATTACGCACCTGCCTCCGCCAAGGTCTCAGCCGGGAAGGTGACATGGGACAACAAGGACAGCGTTCCCCACACCGCGACAGCCGACGACAACTCGTTTGACACCGGGACAATAGAGCCCGGGGCCTCCGGCTCGGCAACGATAAAGGCTGCTGCGGGCAGCGGATCCATATCCTACCACTGCACCATCCATCCGTGGATGAAGGCAACGCTCACGCTCGGTGCAGGCGGTACGAACGGTTCGGGCAGCAATAATCAGACCTCCACTTCGTCAGCCTCGGGCGGACAGCAGAACCAGACAATGAGAAAAACCGCAACCGTTTACACCCTGGTCCCGCCGGCAGCATCTACCTCGTTTGGTACTGAACCCGAGCACAAGAACGACTGGGTGACAACCTACCACGATATCTATGGCACAAGGTCGAGTCAGCAGACAATCATTGGAAAGGATAACGTCAACCAGCTTCAGGCAAAGTGGATTTTCCACAGCGATTTCCCGATCGAAAGCCCCGCGCTGATTGTCGGTGACAGGGCGTATGCGATAGACAATGCAATGCGCGTCTTTGCAATCGACATGAGCAACGGCTCTAACCTGTGGATGTTCGACCCCGGCGTGGCAGGCCAGCAGAGCCAGCAGCTTCCACGGGGTACGTTTGCCCACGGCATAACTTACGACAACGGAGTCATTTTCGCCCCGACAGGAGCTAATGCCACAGTGGTGGCGCTAAACGCAACAGACGGCAAACTCATGTGGCAATCGGCGGCCATAGGTGATCCTACCTTGGGCTACAGGGAGCCTGCGCCTCCTATAGTCTGGAAGAACTATGTGATAGCTGGTTCCGCACTTGGAGACGAGCCTCCCTTTGGCGCTCTACAAGGCAGGATCGTAGCGCTAAACAGGACCAATGGAGACGTGATCTGGAACATGTCGACCACCGCAGGTGCATGGGTCCACGGCGACAATTCCACAAAGAACGGAGGATCTATGGTATGGTCGGGCGGTTCACTTGACCCGCACAGCGGCATACTCTACATCCCAACCGGCAATTCCTCTCCAGACTTTAACGACACTGGCAGGCCGCGTCCGAACAACTATACCAGCTCCATTATTGCAGTCGACGTCAAGAGCGGACACATGCTCTGGGCAACGCCGTTTGTAACAGACGACACTCACGACTGGGATACGGCTTGGGGCACGAGCATAGCCAATGTAACGGCACTAAACAGCACGAGCGGGCTAAATTCGAGCGAGCAGCTGGTCATGGGACAGACCAAGCGCGGCGACCTCTTTGCACTTGACTCAAGCAATGGAAAGGTTGTGTGGAATGACACGGTGGGCGTGAAGTACAATATCGATGCCAAGCCGTCAGCGCAGGGCAGCGGAACTGTTTGGCCGGGGACTCAGTACGGAGTGGAAGCATACCATGCAAATGACAACAGCACGGTTTACGCGGCCGTAAGCAACATGGGCTTTAACTTTTTTGTCCACGGCTCAAGCGGGAACGTCGTACCGGCCTTTGACTCGATAAAGAACGGGGTGGGGAACGGGACAATAACTGCCGTGGACATGGCCACAGGCAAAATAAAGTGGGTGCACCCGACGGACTTTCCGACGTGGGCTTCCCCCGCGGTTAGCAACGGAGTTGTCTTTTCCGGCCACATTACAGCCACGGGAACACCCTATTCGTACAACGACTTTGGCGCGCCTTCCAAAACGCCACTGAACCCGTCAGGTGTCGTGATAGCACTTGACAAGGATACGGGCAAGGAGCTGTGGGAGTTCAACGTTGGTGCGCCTCTCGGAGTCGGCGGGCCATCTCTCGGACACGGGATGCTGCTGGTGACAACCGGAAGTCCGGCCGAAGTCGAGGCTAACAAGGGAGGAGACATTGTAGCCTTCGGGCTGCCGTCCACGAGTCAGACTACAACCGCCAGCAAGTAA
- a CDS encoding spherulation-specific family 4 protein, whose amino-acid sequence MDTKNILTPSIMVVLAVSLLLAPAAGSGGSQNAAASVGGTQKSNAVGVFAWIFDWNPASGMWLKIYNEKLAHPTVPTFIAMNPANGVGANKVSGFVSDISLEHKAGVKVLGYVYTDYANRSLASAENETYYYKTWYNVDGIVYDEMNNHNTTAVMNYYRNLTAYDLSLGLKYSFGNPGDPVPRNMEGIMNTTFAYEGSTIPSESTLKSATYYPTYNKSNFAFVAYNQSSTTAPSVSAINATAKYVSAMWITDGKVYTKSPSNPYDQIPTWADVVFTTLDQNWDTSGAPAKTGFSQSDSQVTFLAENRRTYDQIAGAQIRIVNSSGYSLTYSDPQAVQIRSGDTYTITALNVSGYTFDHWSTGATSQTISGVFGGDRVIAAFYR is encoded by the coding sequence ATGGATACGAAAAATATTCTCACCCCGTCAATAATGGTCGTGCTGGCCGTGTCGCTTTTGCTAGCTCCGGCCGCCGGTAGCGGCGGCAGCCAGAACGCGGCAGCCTCAGTAGGCGGCACCCAGAAGAGCAACGCAGTGGGAGTCTTTGCATGGATATTTGACTGGAATCCCGCATCAGGGATGTGGCTCAAAATCTATAACGAAAAACTCGCCCATCCAACGGTCCCGACGTTTATCGCGATGAATCCTGCCAATGGGGTAGGAGCAAACAAGGTTTCAGGCTTTGTGAGCGATATCTCGCTTGAACACAAGGCCGGCGTCAAGGTCTTGGGCTACGTCTATACAGACTATGCAAACAGGTCGCTTGCTTCCGCGGAGAACGAGACCTATTACTACAAGACATGGTATAACGTCGACGGTATAGTATACGACGAGATGAACAATCACAATACCACCGCGGTAATGAACTATTACAGGAACCTCACTGCCTACGACCTGTCACTCGGATTGAAGTACTCTTTTGGAAATCCGGGCGATCCAGTTCCGCGAAACATGGAAGGGATAATGAATACCACCTTTGCGTACGAAGGCTCTACCATACCGTCTGAGAGCACGCTGAAGAGCGCAACCTACTATCCGACCTACAACAAGTCAAACTTTGCCTTTGTGGCTTACAACCAGAGTTCCACCACCGCTCCTTCAGTCAGCGCCATCAATGCAACTGCAAAGTACGTTTCTGCAATGTGGATTACGGATGGAAAGGTATACACGAAAAGTCCGAGCAATCCGTACGACCAAATCCCTACATGGGCTGATGTTGTCTTTACAACGCTGGACCAGAACTGGGACACATCGGGCGCTCCAGCCAAGACCGGCTTTAGCCAATCAGATTCTCAGGTAACCTTCCTTGCCGAGAATCGGAGGACGTACGACCAGATTGCAGGGGCCCAAATCAGAATTGTCAACAGCAGTGGCTATTCCCTCACTTATTCCGACCCGCAGGCAGTTCAGATAAGGTCTGGCGATACCTATACTATCACCGCACTGAACGTTTCTGGCTATACGTTTGATCACTGGTCAACGGGCGCGACATCACAGACAATTTCGGGAGTGTTTGGTGGAGACAGAGTTATTGCTGCCTTTTACAGGTGA
- a CDS encoding HAMP domain-containing sensor histidine kinase, protein MLQPDNEQTVVLHGEQATIQAIIGLASNSRHMLHVCADSLAPSVSIGVKELKDAMVAMHARGVKYQYITEVTKDNIEYCQELQKYAELRHLDGIKGNFAVNEGEYLATAVVPREAAPVPEVIHSTVKSIVEQHEYLFQTLWRKSIPAEQRISEIQQGVEQEQFEVIYDTEKASELILQLSRSAKREVLFRLPNSKSLLRMENLGVLDTLKAAARNGAEVRIIVPVSQLNSAIVENLVSEPGVKVLDAAEAQSGIMIIDRSHFLSSELVHPASEMYSDAIGVSVYSNSRRSISSLVSFFDSLWNQSELYKQLEAQQQAEKKFINIAAHELRTPVQPIIGRVELLKMELDSGKLDIDSAKNALEMIARNAERLQRLTENLLTVSRVERSLLHLNRTEFELSSVIGDIVNDSVHQVAASAKSLTVVYEPKEKIVINADRDKISQVLYNLLGNAIKFTDEGTVEVTASRAENPSRVVVTIRDTGPGIDPSMFPQLFEIFASKAVGETSTQSGTGVGLYVAKHIVEAHGGTLSASNNADGKGATFSFTIPY, encoded by the coding sequence TTGCTTCAGCCAGATAACGAGCAGACCGTGGTGCTTCACGGGGAGCAGGCGACCATTCAAGCCATAATCGGGCTCGCTTCCAATAGCCGGCACATGCTCCACGTGTGCGCTGACTCGCTTGCTCCTTCCGTCTCTATCGGCGTCAAGGAACTCAAAGACGCAATGGTTGCCATGCACGCAAGGGGCGTAAAGTACCAATACATTACAGAAGTTACGAAGGACAACATAGAATACTGCCAGGAGCTGCAAAAGTATGCCGAGCTGCGTCACCTTGACGGCATCAAGGGAAACTTTGCAGTAAACGAAGGCGAATACCTTGCGACTGCCGTTGTGCCGAGAGAGGCCGCCCCTGTGCCGGAAGTAATTCACAGCACCGTAAAATCAATCGTTGAACAGCACGAATACCTTTTCCAGACCCTCTGGCGCAAATCTATTCCTGCAGAACAGCGCATCAGCGAGATACAGCAGGGAGTCGAGCAGGAGCAGTTCGAGGTTATCTACGACACAGAGAAAGCCAGCGAGCTGATTCTTCAGCTTTCCCGGTCTGCCAAAAGGGAAGTCCTCTTCAGGCTGCCAAACTCAAAATCGCTGCTCAGGATGGAGAACCTGGGCGTGCTTGACACCCTGAAAGCAGCTGCCAGAAATGGGGCGGAGGTTCGGATCATAGTCCCGGTCAGCCAGCTCAATTCAGCAATAGTTGAGAATCTAGTTTCAGAACCAGGCGTAAAAGTGCTCGACGCAGCAGAAGCTCAATCGGGAATAATGATAATTGACCGTTCGCATTTTCTTAGTTCGGAACTCGTCCACCCGGCTTCTGAAATGTACTCGGACGCAATAGGAGTCAGCGTGTATTCCAACAGCAGGCGCAGTATCAGCAGCCTGGTGTCCTTTTTCGATTCCCTATGGAACCAGAGCGAGCTGTACAAGCAGCTTGAGGCCCAGCAGCAGGCCGAGAAGAAGTTTATCAATATAGCAGCGCATGAGCTGCGGACCCCCGTCCAGCCCATTATTGGAAGGGTCGAGCTGCTAAAGATGGAGCTTGATTCGGGCAAGCTTGACATTGACTCGGCCAAGAATGCGCTGGAAATGATAGCCAGAAACGCAGAGAGGCTGCAGAGGCTTACAGAAAACCTGCTAACAGTTTCCAGAGTTGAGCGCAGCCTGCTGCATCTGAACAGGACAGAATTCGAACTATCCTCTGTAATTGGCGATATTGTCAACGATAGCGTTCATCAGGTTGCGGCGTCGGCGAAAAGCCTCACGGTGGTTTACGAGCCAAAGGAAAAAATCGTGATTAACGCTGACAGGGACAAGATATCCCAGGTTCTCTACAACCTGCTTGGAAACGCGATCAAGTTTACCGATGAGGGCACCGTCGAGGTAACGGCGAGCCGCGCTGAAAATCCAAGTCGTGTTGTAGTTACCATCAGAGATACGGGGCCGGGGATAGACCCTTCCATGTTTCCGCAGCTTTTTGAGATATTTGCGTCAAAGGCAGTGGGGGAAACTTCGACTCAAAGCGGCACAGGGGTTGGCCTGTACGTTGCAAAGCACATAGTTGAGGCTCACGGCGGGACGCTGTCAGCCTCTAATAATGCTGACGGAAAGGGAGCGACTTTTAGTTTTACAATCCCGTATTGA
- a CDS encoding glycosyltransferase produces the protein MNSDRLSKPAFFALAGLWVIIVYYTIVPWLLHVTLTSNSPIDLSGLTWVFVSLSLTGTAMWFFMQVAYLFVKNRSIQEHAAMIRDKRYTQLPLVSIIIPARNEEAVIKRTIASCLAQTFGNLEVIVVCHNCSDGTFQQAQSQDPRVFPYDFRTDEAGKGLALNFGVSKAKGEYILVLDSDGIMNPDFTTNALPYFDKGFAAVQGKIVASNREYNRNTKLLALEGDLYSTPFMTVRSLIEKRAPLGGTGLVISRDALMRAGGFKNALIDDFELSFRFFRFGERIAFAPLCIVYDEKPPKLDLIIRQRSRWVKGHFDLLKEKVPESRDLFGNIYWLNPIFMLAGLASLAVMSTAILSYIFLGQMPFKFSFLPIVAWIVLTLSSMALQIFLLTKELGIRGLRYAGYVALLAVYSNYWYVSLVKSFFVKSWATTKTSHGFVSEKDLQSIIVDKTGSEKEAA, from the coding sequence TTGAATTCTGATAGACTATCAAAACCAGCGTTTTTCGCGCTCGCTGGGCTGTGGGTCATTATCGTGTATTACACAATTGTCCCATGGCTCTTGCACGTGACACTTACCAGCAACAGCCCGATCGACCTGTCCGGACTCACGTGGGTCTTTGTGTCGCTCTCGCTGACAGGAACCGCGATGTGGTTCTTCATGCAGGTCGCCTATTTGTTTGTGAAGAACCGCTCAATCCAAGAGCACGCGGCCATGATCAGGGACAAGCGCTATACCCAACTGCCGCTTGTCAGCATCATTATTCCTGCCCGAAACGAGGAGGCGGTTATCAAGAGAACAATCGCATCCTGCCTTGCGCAAACCTTCGGCAACCTTGAGGTGATTGTAGTATGCCACAATTGCAGCGACGGGACCTTCCAGCAAGCTCAGTCGCAGGACCCTCGCGTCTTTCCCTATGATTTCAGGACTGACGAGGCGGGCAAGGGCTTGGCGCTGAATTTCGGGGTGTCCAAAGCAAAGGGGGAATACATTCTGGTGCTAGACTCGGATGGAATCATGAACCCGGATTTTACCACAAACGCACTGCCGTACTTTGACAAAGGGTTTGCAGCCGTTCAGGGCAAAATAGTCGCAAGCAACCGCGAGTACAACCGGAACACAAAGCTGCTCGCGCTTGAGGGCGATCTCTACTCGACGCCGTTTATGACCGTGAGAAGTTTGATTGAAAAGCGCGCCCCCCTCGGAGGCACGGGGCTTGTGATAAGCAGGGATGCGCTGATGCGCGCGGGCGGATTCAAAAACGCCCTCATAGACGACTTTGAGCTTTCATTCAGGTTCTTTCGGTTCGGCGAACGGATAGCGTTTGCCCCACTCTGCATAGTGTATGACGAGAAGCCCCCAAAGCTGGACCTTATCATAAGGCAGCGCTCGCGGTGGGTAAAGGGGCACTTTGACCTGCTAAAGGAGAAGGTCCCGGAGTCAAGGGACTTGTTTGGCAACATCTACTGGCTCAACCCCATCTTCATGCTTGCAGGGCTTGCGTCTCTGGCCGTCATGTCGACCGCAATACTATCTTACATCTTTCTCGGCCAGATGCCTTTCAAGTTCTCATTCCTTCCAATAGTCGCCTGGATAGTGCTGACGCTTAGCAGCATGGCGCTCCAGATCTTTCTCTTGACCAAGGAGCTTGGAATCAGGGGGCTAAGGTATGCTGGCTACGTTGCACTGCTCGCAGTCTACTCCAACTACTGGTACGTTTCGCTTGTCAAGTCGTTCTTTGTAAAGTCGTGGGCGACGACCAAGACATCGCACGGTTTTGTCAGTGAAAAGGACCTTCAGAGCATCATTGTCGACAAAACCGGCTCGGAAAAGGAGGCAGCTTAA
- the wecB gene encoding UDP-N-acetylglucosamine 2-epimerase (non-hydrolyzing): MQSRKETSRPHRAGSGQELEQYDIMTIAGTRPEVIKLSEFVKHFGEENHCYVYTGQHFSLNLSDIFFSELGSSSDINLDCRSSDVDQIASRLDNLFRTARPSVVVVYGDTNSTLAGAMAAKKNNITLVHIEAGLRSFDLRMPEERNRLQVDRLSDHLLCPTSLSAEFLKFEGIRRNVEVTGNLVVDVSEKFSRCRGKGSAIKLRDFILLTLHRAETVDDKDVLSLVMSELGSIDENIVFPIHPRTKKNLDHFGISVPPNVSMIVPQGYLDFLDLLTSCKLALTDSGGVQEEACILGKPCITLRHTTERWETILIGANKLYPLLQNGRGQLKDYVSEMKSKRFDRHPYGENVTVRTVESVKKILDGQKRSSAPRP; this comes from the coding sequence ATGCAGTCGAGAAAGGAAACCAGCAGGCCCCATCGCGCGGGCAGCGGGCAAGAGCTCGAACAGTACGACATCATGACAATCGCCGGCACCCGCCCGGAAGTCATAAAGCTCTCCGAGTTTGTAAAACACTTTGGCGAAGAAAACCACTGCTACGTCTACACCGGCCAGCACTTTTCCTTGAACCTGAGCGACATATTCTTTTCAGAGCTCGGCTCGTCCTCGGACATCAACCTTGACTGCAGGTCGTCTGATGTGGATCAAATTGCTTCGCGCCTTGATAACCTGTTCCGCACGGCCAGGCCTTCGGTTGTAGTAGTATATGGAGACACAAACTCTACGCTTGCAGGCGCAATGGCGGCCAAGAAGAACAACATAACACTTGTCCACATAGAGGCGGGATTGCGCAGTTTCGATCTCCGGATGCCGGAAGAGCGGAACAGGCTGCAGGTAGACCGGCTCTCTGACCATCTTTTGTGCCCTACCAGTCTGTCGGCAGAGTTTCTAAAATTCGAAGGGATAAGGCGAAACGTCGAGGTGACGGGCAACCTAGTGGTTGATGTCAGCGAAAAGTTCTCACGCTGCAGAGGCAAAGGTTCGGCCATAAAGCTCCGGGACTTTATCCTGCTGACACTTCACCGGGCCGAAACGGTCGATGACAAAGATGTGCTGTCGCTTGTAATGAGCGAACTAGGCTCGATAGACGAGAACATTGTGTTTCCAATCCATCCGCGCACAAAAAAGAACCTGGACCATTTCGGGATTTCCGTGCCGCCAAACGTAAGCATGATAGTTCCCCAGGGCTACCTTGATTTTCTCGATCTCTTGACGAGTTGCAAGCTGGCACTGACTGACAGCGGAGGAGTGCAGGAGGAAGCATGTATTCTGGGCAAGCCCTGCATCACGCTACGGCACACGACCGAAAGGTGGGAGACAATTCTCATTGGAGCCAACAAGCTGTACCCACTGTTGCAAAACGGCCGCGGCCAGCTGAAGGACTATGTCTCGGAAATGAAAAGCAAAAGATTCGACCGGCATCCATACGGAGAGAATGTCACTGTAAGGACAGTCGAATCGGTCAAGAAAATCCTTGACGGCCAGAAAAGATCCTCTGCGCCCCGGCCATGA